DNA sequence from the Synergistaceae bacterium genome:
ACGATTATTGAGAACACAAGAGAAATCATTGTTGACGCGGACAAATTCACACCGTACATATTCGCAGCCGAAAGCGTAAAGACTGAGAATGTTATGGGGAAAGCAGCTTTGCATATTGACGTGCAGAGGGGAATAGAGAGAGAGTAAATTTTCGGGGATATTCCCATGTCCTCGCAGCACTTCATGCCGTCAGGGATCGCCGCTATGCTTGAGCATGTGCTGAAGGCCGTTATTGTCAGCGGCAGGGATTTTCTCAGCATAACGAAAGGGCTTAATCCTGTGCGAATTTTCACAGCCGCGCAGAAAAATATGTTAAGCAGGAAATACCCGGCAATGAGAGTCAGAATTATTCCCAGCACTGACAGCAGAGTGTCAAGCCCCGTTATGATTATCATCGAGGCAACCGAGCAGAATATAGCCAGCGGAACTATGAACATGAATATTCTTGTCGCCCTCATGAAAACAGCCGTAAGCTCCCTGAAAACATCACGCAGAATTTTCGCGCCCGCCATGCCGACAGAGACTCCCAGAATCACCGCGATAACAATAATTTGCAGCATGTCGCCTTCAAGCAATGGCCGTATGAGATTCGCCGGGACTAAGTTCATCAGCATTCCCGTTAATGACATTGTACTTCCCTGCACAGTCTCAACAGAAGGCGCAATCATTTTGACTCCCGCGCCCGGCCTGAATACGTGCATAAGTCCGAAAGCTATTGCGGTGCTTGCGAGCTGAAACAGAAGAATATACTTCAATAGCCTTCCGCCCGACTTCTGAAGCCCTGATGCGCTGCCCATTCCCGAAAGGCATGTGATAATAGAGAACAGCACTACAGGTACGGCGCACATCTTCAGCCCGTTCATGAATACAGTCCGAACCGGGACAAATATATTATCGTTGACGGCCATATATACGCTCTCCGGGAAAAATGACTTGAGTACGAATCCTGATATTACAGCGAGGAATAATACCGTCAGTACCTTGTACAGCCCGGAATAATTCGACAGTACAGCCTTTATCCGCACCGAGTTGAAACGGCGGTAATGCTTGTACCTCAAGAAACGGCTGAACGAACGCAGAAGAAGGCTCTGAATTGCGGCCTGCGTCTCTTGAAGCTCATCATCATCGGAGTGATATGGGACTTCTGCATTACCGTAAAAATCAAACTCATCACCGGGGACTCTCAGGTCAATAATCACATCGCCGAATGATTTTCTCACGTCAACCAAGAAATATGACAGCCGTGAAAAGTCAGCGCGTTTCAGAAGAGACGATAACGACTCCTCGCACATCAATTCCGCACGGTTAATGTCTTTCTCTTTGAGCTTCATTTCACCGAGCTGTTCACGAATGAAGCCGAGCGCGCC
Encoded proteins:
- a CDS encoding dicarboxylate/amino acid:cation symporter, yielding MQEKFTVNDSDSREALTGALGFIREQLGEMKLKEKDINRAELMCEESLSSLLKRADFSRLSYFLVDVRKSFGDVIIDLRVPGDEFDFYGNAEVPYHSDDDELQETQAAIQSLLLRSFSRFLRYKHYRRFNSVRIKAVLSNYSGLYKVLTVLFLAVISGFVLKSFFPESVYMAVNDNIFVPVRTVFMNGLKMCAVPVVLFSIITCLSGMGSASGLQKSGGRLLKYILLFQLASTAIAFGLMHVFRPGAGVKMIAPSVETVQGSTMSLTGMLMNLVPANLIRPLLEGDMLQIIVIAVILGVSVGMAGAKILRDVFRELTAVFMRATRIFMFIVPLAIFCSVASMIIITGLDTLLSVLGIILTLIAGYFLLNIFFCAAVKIRTGLSPFVMLRKSLPLTITAFSTCSSIAAIPDGMKCCEDMGISPKIYSLSIPLCTSICKAAFPITFSVFTLSAANMYGVNLSASTMISLVFSIIVLTISTPGLPGACVIAMSALLTQAGCPLDFLGIVLSLAAIEDLMNTPTTCIGNVACTIIAADGGNLIDREKYNS